GGATCGGGCCTGGGTCTTTCGATCGTCGATGACCTGGTCAAGGCCTATGGCGGGCGTGTGACCCTGGCCCGCAGCGACATGGGCGGATTGAAGGTGCTGCTGGAACTGCCGGCCGCCGAGATTTAGATTCGAAAAGACCTTCGCTCCGTCTCCGTCATTCCGGGGCTTGGCCTAGCCAAGAACCCGGAATGACGATCTTCAAGGGGCCAGATCATCGTCGATGGGGGCGGCAATACGGCGTTAACCCAAGCTGTGCAGGCTGGATCGACCGGCCCCAGAAAGGCTGCGGGAGTTTCGCATGGCCGAACTTTCGGTCGCACACCGCGCAATGATGGACCCGCTGATCGCGGCCTGTTCCGACGATCAGCTGGTCAAGCTGGCCGACGCCGTGGGGGCGATGGCGGGGGACCGTGCCCGACTGGTTTCGCAGACCCTGTCCGCTGCCGTCGCCGACAGGGCGCGGCGCGATACGGCCCTGTGGCCCCTCATGCCCCTGTTCATGCCGCGCCAGGACGGTCTCGAAGGGGTGACATTCCCGCGCGAGGTGTTGAACCGCCTGTGGCGTCAGGCCTCGGCCGCTGAACCGGAGCTTCTGCCGCAGCTGGACGAAGATGGTGACGATGCCGTCGCCGTGGCCGATCGCCTGTGCCGGGCCGCCGCTGGCGCCGTCCGCGACAGGCCCGAGGCCGTCTGGCCCCAGGCACTGGCTCCGCAGCAGCGCGAAAACGGGCTGGAGCAACTGGCGGTCTGTCTGGATTTGGCGCCCCTGGCGCGGCGGGCCTTGCCGCAGCTGCCGGCCTGGGTCGGCAGGGCGGACGGCGATCAGCTGGCGGACCTGCGATTGCTCGTCACCGACAGTGCCGGCATCGCGGTGGACGGCGCCTGCCGGATGATGGAGATCCTGTTTGCCCATCTGGGCGATGCGGCCCTGATCCTGCGGGTGGTGACGCACAGCTCCAACGCCGCCTCCCGCGAGAGCTTTCTGGGGGTGTCGGAGATGGCGATCTTCGTCAACCGACTGATCGGAGGCATCCAGGATCGGGTGCGTCAGGTCGAAGCCTATAAGCCCAAGGACGGTGCGGAGGGGACGGAGCGGCTGCTGCGGGACATCGCCTGGAGCGCGGCGACGATCGGCGAGATCGATGTCACCCTGACGCCCCAGCCGGACGGCCCGTGGGGCAAGGCGCTGCGCGACGCGCGGGTCAAGGTGGCGACCCGGATGACGGCCCTGATGATGTCTGCGGACAAGCTGATGGACACGGCCCTGCCGCTGACGCGGACGCAGCTGGCCGGTCGGATGACGCGGGCCGCGCCACGGCTGGACGCGGACCCGGCCAGCCCCGCCCTGGCCGATCTGGCGACCATACTGACCCTGATCGGGCGGCTGCGGGGATCGGCGGCCGTGTTCGGCTGCGAATCGGATCGCAGGAAGCTGTCGGAGCGACTGACCGAACGGCTGTCGACCTATGCCGACGAGGCGCTGGACCTGGTCAATGCGGGCGAAGTCGAGGACGAGAACCGGGCCCTGGCCCTGATCGAATGCGTGGCCGATCTGCTGGGTCGGCTGGACGCAACGGATGCGGCGCGCACCGTGCGGCGTCGAGCCGCAGTGGCCGGTGCGCCCACTACGACGGACGGCCCCTCGCCCCAGGCGGCCTGATCCTGTAGAGCCCGCCGTCATGACGGTATTCTGGATACTGACCGGTTTGGCGACAGCCCTGGCGGGGCTGCTGGTCCTGACCGGTGCGCGGCGCGGTGCGTCGGCCGAGCCCCCGGCAGAAGCGGGCGCGGTCGAGCTGGCTGAGCTGGATCGACTGCTGGCGCGCGGCCTGCTGGACGCGGAGGCGCACGCGCTTGCACGGGCCGAGGCCGGGCGGCGTCTGCTCGCAGCCGGGCCGGAAGCGGCCGCACCCGTTACGGGGGCGCATGATCGGCAGTGGGTGCTGGCGGGGGTCGGACTGACGGCCGCGGCCGCCCTGGGCCTGTATCTGGGAACCGGGAGCCTGGGACTGCCGGACCAGCCCTATCAGAAGCGGGTCGCCGAATGGGCGGCAGGGCCGCTGGAAACGCTGGAGCCTGCGCAACTGGCTGCTGTGGTGGAGCAGAGGGTCAAGGCCGCGCCCGGTGACCGCACTGCCCTGACCTTCCTGGGCGTGGCGCGGTTTGAGGCAGGCGATCCGATCGGGGCCGCCTCGGCGTTCCGCCGGGCTCTGGCCATCGATCCGAACGACGCACAGAGCTGGGCCCGGTTGGGCGAAAGCCTGGTGCGGGCCAATGACGGCGTCGTGGGCACCGATGCGGAAGCGGCCTTCCGCGAGGCGATCAACCGTGATCCCGACCAGCTGGGCGCGCGCTATTTCCTGGGAGAGGCGGCGCTGGCGCGCGGTGACGGGGCGACGGTGCGGGCCATGTGGGGACCGCTGATCGCCGTCCTGGACCCGCGTGATCCCCGCCGGGCCGACCTGATTGCCCGCCTGCCACCGGAGACCGCGCCATGAGCTGGCTGCCCCGATCACCCAAGGCCCGGCGGCGACTATGGGTCGTGGCGGCGGTCGCCCCGATCCTGGCCCTGGCCGTCGGCCTGGCCCTGTGGGCCATGCAGGACGGCGTGACCTATTTTGTTTCCCCGTCCGAGGCGAATGCCGAAACCGCGCCGGTCGGACGCGACATGCGTCTGGGCGGACTGGTCGAGGCGGGCAGCGTGCGCCACGACGCCGAGGGTCAGGTGTGGTTCCGCGTGACCGACAATGCCGCCTCCACCCAGGTGGTGTTCCGGGGCGACCTGCCGGACCTGTTCCGCGAAGGGCAGGGCATCGTGGCCCAAGGCACCTTCCAGCCGGACCGCAGCTTCCGCGCCGATCAGGTCCTGGCCAAGCATGACGAGACCTATATGCCGCGCGAAGTCGCCGACCGGCTGAAGGAACGCGGCGAGTGGCGGCCAGAGGGGGCGCAGCCTTGACCGCCGAACTGGGGGCGTTTGCTTTGGCCCTGGCGCTGGCCCTGTCAACGCTGTCGACGGCCTTCTGTGGCCTGGGGCGGTGGCGCAACAGCCCGGTCCTGGCCGGAGCGGGCGAAGGCGCCATGATCGCGGCGGCGGCGGCGGTCGCCCTGGCGTTCGGGGCGCTGATCCTAGCCTTCGTCACCTCGGACTTCTCGGTCGCCAATGTCGCGGGCAACAGCCACACCGACAAGCCGATGCTGTACAAGGTGGCCGGGGCCTGGGGCAGCCATGAGGGGTCGCTGGTCCTGTGGTGCCTGGTCATGACCGGCTTTGGCGCCGTGCTGGCGCGGGCCCCGGCGGGCGGCAGCGGTTTGCCGTTCGGGCTGAAGGCTTCGGCCCTTGGGGCCCAGGCCCTGCTGTCCACCCTGTTCCTGGCCTTTGCCGTCTTTACCTCCAGCCCGTTCGAGCGGCTGGACCCGGCCCCGTTCCAGGGCGCGTCGCTGAACCCGCTGCTGCAGGACCCGGCCCTGGCCTTCCATCCGCCCCTGCTCTACGGCGGCTATGTCGGGTTTTCGGTCTGTTTCTCGCTGGCCGTGGCCGCCCTGATCGAAGGGCGGATCGACGCGGCCTGGGGGCGTTGGGTGCGGCCCTGGGCCCTGGCCAGCTGGGCTCTGCTGACCGTGGGCATCACCCTGGGGTCGTTCTGGGCCTATTACGAACTGGGTTGGGGAGGCTGGTGGTTCTGGGACCCGGTCGAGAATGCCAGCTTCATGCCCTGGCTGGCCGGGGCGGCCCTGTTGCACAGCGCGGTGGTGACCGAGCGGCGAGGGGCCCTGGCCGGCTGGACGGTGTTCCTGGCGCTGCTGGCCTTCACCTTTTCCATGCTGGGGGCCTTCCTGGTGCGGTCAGGGGTCCTGACCAGCGTGCACGCCTTTGCCGTGGACCCGGAGCGGGGGCTGATGCTGCTGGCCATTCTGGGCGTGACGGCGGGCGCGGCCTTTGCCCTGTTCGCCTGGCGTGTGCCGCGGCTGAAGGGCGGGGGTCTGTTCGCACCGGTCAGCCGGGAAGGGGCGCTGGTCCTGAACAACCTGTTCCTGACGGCGGCGGCGGCGACGGTGCTGCTGGGGACCCTCTATCCGTTGATCCTGGAAGCGGTGACCGGCCAGACCATCTCGGTCGGCCCGCCCTATTTCGCCCTGACCTTCACGCCGCTGATGGTGCTGGCCTTTCTGATCCTGCCGGCCGGTCCGCTGCTGGCCTGGAAGCGCGGCGATCTGAAGGGGGTGGGCCAGCGTCTGGCCGTCGCGGGCGGCCTGACCCTGGTCGCGGCCCTGGCCGGGTGGATGGCCTTCGAGCCGAAGAAGGCGCTGGCGGCGGCCGGTCTGGGCGTCGGGGCGTGGCTGATTCTGGGGGCTCTGGCCGAGACGGCGGAGCGGGTCCGGCTGTTCCGGGCCCCCCTGGGCGAGGTCGGCCGCCGGGCGCGCGGCCTGCCTCTGGCCGCCTGGGGTATGACCCTGGCCCATGCGGGCCTGGGGGTCTTCGTCCTGGGGGCGGTGGCTGAGACGGCCTTCAAGATCGAGTCGGTGGCAGTCCTGCCCGTCGGCGGGACGGTGGCCAGCGGCCCCTTCACCGTGACGCTGAACGCCGTGGAGGTGGTCGAAGGACCGAACTATCTGGCGGAGCAGGGGCGGTTGACGATCGCCCCGACGCAGGGCGGCACGGCGCGCGACATCACGGCCGAGCGGCGGTTCTTCCCGGCCGGGGGTCAGACGACGACGGAGGTCGGGCTGGATTTCCGGGGTCTGGACGACGTCTATGTGGTCATGGGCGAGCGCCGCAGGGCCCCGGACGGAGCCCCGGCTTGGAGCGTGCGCGTGCACTGGAACCCCTGGGCGCGGCTGATCTTTCTGGGGCCGATCATCATGACGCTGGGCGGCCTGCTGTCGCTGATGGACCGGCGGCTGCGGGTGGGCGTCGGGATGCGGCGGGCGAGGGCACAATGACGGTTCTTCGGAGCCACCTGATCGCCGGCGCCATGGTGTCGGTCCTGTGCCTGTCCAGCCCGGCCCTGGCGCAGGAGCCGACGCCTGCCCCCGACCAGCCCCTGGCGTCGGCGGCGCAGGAAGCGCGCGCGCAGGCCCTGTTCGACGAGCTGCGCTGCGTCGTCTGCCAGCATGAGGCGATTGCGGATTCACCGGCGGGTGTGGCCTCGGACATGCGGCGACTGGTCCGCGAGGAAATCGCGGCGGGGCGCACCGATGCCCAGATCCGCCAGGGGATGGTCGATCGATACGGCGACTATGTGCTGTTCACGCCACCGATGCGGGTGGGGACCTGGCTGTTGTGGTTCGGGCCGCTGGCGCTGGTGCTGGCGGTCGGAAGCGGGCTGTGGCTGGCCTCGCGCCGACGTCGTGAAGAGCCCCAGCCGCTGACCGCCGACGAGGAGGCGCGGCTGGCCGCCCTGACCGGCACCCCCGGCGACGGCCCCGATATGGACGCAGGGGCGCCCCATCCCTGACGCGGGAACGCTGAAGCTTGTCGGAGCTATGATTGGCCTCCTGGCCGATCACCCTATATCTGAAGGCGAAACCGCTCCGGGTCTGCCGGAGCCCATGGATAGTCCGGGACCACGATGCTGAAGCGCAAGGAGTTCATTCTGGGGGCGGCTGCCGGTCTGGGCGTCGCGGCCGTCGCGACGCTGGGCGGCGTGATCCAGTGGCCGGGCGCGCGGGCCGAGCCCGGGGCCGTCAGTGGCCGCCTGACGCCCAGCGCCGGTGCGCCGGGCCTGGCCTTTGCCCCGCCGGTGGGTGCCCCGCTCAGCTTTGCCGACATCTTTCAGCAGGTCGCGCCAGCCGTGGTGCAGATCGACGTCAAGACCCGCGTGCAGCGCGGGCAGGGCGGCTTTTCCATTCCCGGCCTGCCGTTCGACTTTGGCGTCCCGCCCGGAGCGACGCCGCCGGTTCCCGAAGGCACCGAGCCGGGCGAGGGCGAGACGGCCATCGGCGCGGGATCCGGCTTTCTGATCTCGGCCGACGGCTACATCGTCACCAACAACCATGTGGTCGAGAATGCCGAGGAGATCACCGTCCGGCTGGCCGACCAGCGCGAGCTGAAGGCCCGTCTGGTGGGCCGCGACGAGGA
The genomic region above belongs to Brevundimonas vitisensis and contains:
- a CDS encoding cytochrome c-type biogenesis protein; the protein is MTVLRSHLIAGAMVSVLCLSSPALAQEPTPAPDQPLASAAQEARAQALFDELRCVVCQHEAIADSPAGVASDMRRLVREEIAAGRTDAQIRQGMVDRYGDYVLFTPPMRVGTWLLWFGPLALVLAVGSGLWLASRRRREEPQPLTADEEARLAALTGTPGDGPDMDAGAPHP
- the ccmI gene encoding c-type cytochrome biogenesis protein CcmI, whose protein sequence is MTVFWILTGLATALAGLLVLTGARRGASAEPPAEAGAVELAELDRLLARGLLDAEAHALARAEAGRRLLAAGPEAAAPVTGAHDRQWVLAGVGLTAAAALGLYLGTGSLGLPDQPYQKRVAEWAAGPLETLEPAQLAAVVEQRVKAAPGDRTALTFLGVARFEAGDPIGAASAFRRALAIDPNDAQSWARLGESLVRANDGVVGTDAEAAFREAINRDPDQLGARYFLGEAALARGDGATVRAMWGPLIAVLDPRDPRRADLIARLPPETAP
- a CDS encoding heme lyase CcmF/NrfE family subunit, which gives rise to MTAELGAFALALALALSTLSTAFCGLGRWRNSPVLAGAGEGAMIAAAAAVALAFGALILAFVTSDFSVANVAGNSHTDKPMLYKVAGAWGSHEGSLVLWCLVMTGFGAVLARAPAGGSGLPFGLKASALGAQALLSTLFLAFAVFTSSPFERLDPAPFQGASLNPLLQDPALAFHPPLLYGGYVGFSVCFSLAVAALIEGRIDAAWGRWVRPWALASWALLTVGITLGSFWAYYELGWGGWWFWDPVENASFMPWLAGAALLHSAVVTERRGALAGWTVFLALLAFTFSMLGAFLVRSGVLTSVHAFAVDPERGLMLLAILGVTAGAAFALFAWRVPRLKGGGLFAPVSREGALVLNNLFLTAAAATVLLGTLYPLILEAVTGQTISVGPPYFALTFTPLMVLAFLILPAGPLLAWKRGDLKGVGQRLAVAGGLTLVAALAGWMAFEPKKALAAAGLGVGAWLILGALAETAERVRLFRAPLGEVGRRARGLPLAAWGMTLAHAGLGVFVLGAVAETAFKIESVAVLPVGGTVASGPFTVTLNAVEVVEGPNYLAEQGRLTIAPTQGGTARDITAERRFFPAGGQTTTEVGLDFRGLDDVYVVMGERRRAPDGAPAWSVRVHWNPWARLIFLGPIIMTLGGLLSLMDRRLRVGVGMRRARAQ
- the ccmE gene encoding cytochrome c maturation protein CcmE — its product is MSWLPRSPKARRRLWVVAAVAPILALAVGLALWAMQDGVTYFVSPSEANAETAPVGRDMRLGGLVEAGSVRHDAEGQVWFRVTDNAASTQVVFRGDLPDLFREGQGIVAQGTFQPDRSFRADQVLAKHDETYMPREVADRLKERGEWRPEGAQP